The Dendropsophus ebraccatus isolate aDenEbr1 chromosome 3, aDenEbr1.pat, whole genome shotgun sequence genomic interval agcatactcacctgcccaatCCCCCACTGTTACTATTTCTTTTAAGTTAGCAATGTCAAGGATGGTGGTGAGCAGCTGGCATGGGTCATGGTTGGAATGGCAGTGATTGGGGATTGGGCAGGAAAGTATAATTTATTTTTCTGTTacttttttaaattgtaactcatttttttattttttatttttacagaaatcaatagttcaagtgattttaaccctttgaggaccaggcccaaaatgacccagtggaccgcgcaaattttgatcttagtgctttcgtttttccctcctccccttctaagagctctagcactctcagttttctatctacaagccatgtaagtgcttgttttttacaggaatagttgtactttgtaatggcgtcattcattttaccataacatgtatgatggaattccaaatatattatttatgaagatataaataggtgaaatcgtaagaaagaatgcaatatggtaacgtttggggggttcctgtgtctacgtaatgcactatatggtaacagcgacatgatactattattctataggtcagcccgaacacaaccatatgcaggttacacagattctttaatgttatatatatatttttttatgaaatccttttttttggcaattaaatattaataaaatgggactattgtgacgcttataacggtatttgtgaagatcggatgttttgatcactttttattgatttttttaaatatataatgtaacataaaatcggtaatctgcgcactttttcccctcttttcgtgtacgccgtttaccggtcgcaatgacgcttgttatattttaatagatcggacaattacgcacgctacggtatattatatgtttatctatttattcatttttatatgttttatttatataatgggaaaggggggtgatttcaacttttattgggggaggggttttggggtagtgtgttagtgttttgaacttttttttttttacacttttgaagtccctttgggggacttgtacatacaatacttagatttctgcactgatgaatgctatgccataggcatagcattgatcagtgttaccggcgctctgctcattgagcctgcctgtgcaggctcagtgcagcagagcgccgatcggaccgcatggaggcaggtaagagacctcctgcagtccgtttcaacgatcgggacccccgcagtcccgatcggtaagtgacaggggactccccctgtcacttacacttaaacgctgcggtcgcgccgcgatcgcggcgtttaaggggttaatgacacgcggcagcgcgatcgctgcagcgtgtcattaccggtgaggtcccggctgctcactgcagccggcccccacctcctatgaagcgcgctccgctccggagcgcgcttcatagcgggaataacacccgtgacgtaaggttacgtcatgggtcgtctggggacagacttccatgacgtaaccctacgtccagggtcgtctaggggttaagaaactttgtaataggtttaattaggcaaaaaagcctctttctctaCTCAAAATGCtttttctctccctcccttctcactacttatctgtgcattatcaggcaaatccaacttcaaagtgaagacaggttctgctgagtcaattataactagagatgagcgaaccgggttcgggttcgagtccatcctaacccgagcgttaggcatttgattagcagtggctgctgaagttggataaagctctaaggttgtctggaaaacatggatacagccaatgaatatatccatgttttccacataggtttagggctttatccaacttcagcagccaccactaatcaaatgccgaaagttcgggttcggatggactcgagcatgctggaggttcgctcatctctaattataacctatgaaggggggaggggtcgaggcagaagagtgagcaggaagaggagacaaacataCCAGctcactgtctgggcacataaaacgctggattcacaggtcagaaaggtcagtgcttatctagcagCTTTGGGAGATAAGATTACAGGAAGTAACCTGTGTTTTCAGTCCTCCGTGCTcaactccctcccctctccataggatagaaaggacagagaaatcctgcttcatctccagggggcagggggggggggggggctaaagctGGGAAAAAGcttaatgaaacctattacagagtttcttaaaatcgcttcaactatagatatttattgttttctgaaaaatgaccctgaaatgacagttacgctttaggtGTTGCTTGTAAAAATATCTCAAACTAGAAGTACACTCTCCAAAAAGAATGAAACCTGCAAAAAAAGCAAAGGGAGGACACACAAAATGCTGTTGATATTCCATGAAGTTAGTCATACTTCTGTGTAATTTGTGCCTTTTTATTCTGAGGCAGCATAGTGTACTAATAGCATCTACAAGCTCAGGTATACAATATATGTGTTTTTAGTAATTGAGATATACTCACACAGAGGCTTGTTATCACCTTGCCACAgcctttaacttttatttataatatacacATAAAAGTGTAGAACTGTAGAAGTATGATCAATGACGATCTGCAGACTTCATAGTACGTAGCAGTTTATGTTtaaaatacttgcttttataTTCCAGTCCATTTAGAATCTTTAATATATCTGGCTTCTGGGTATCTTGTAAATCAACATATATTGGCACTATCCTGGAAGTATTGTTCTTAATAACATGTGTCAGGCACCACTCAGTCACCCATCTGTACCAAGAATCTTGCAAAGAGTGAGTGGAAAGAACCAGGAAAGAAATCACACTGGATTCAATTATAATTGAGGTTGAAGAAAGAGCAAGTAGTCCAGCTACCTTATCATGGTGCTCACAATAGCCTCGGTAACCATTTTCTCTGAGAGTCCCAACAATGTCCATAACCAGGTCTGTGTCTTCTACACTGTACCACATGGAAAACTGATATTTGTTAGGTGATGCACACATACCTAAAGAAGTGAAACAATTTCCATGCAGCAGATATTTCTTGAAGACAAACTATACAAATCATTGGCATACTTCCGATTTTCGTACCTGTGTTCTGTACTTACGATATAAATATTCCCACCAATGAAGTTTACATATTCAATACCATGCAATGGTTTTATCAgcagtaaaaaaacaacaaaaaaaaacaaaacgttagTCACATTGCTGCCTCTTTCAACTCTTCTATAACTTTTCCAAGCTTTATTCCAGAAGATTTCAAGGACTCGTATTTTTCCTTTAGTTGAACCTGGGCATCTTTCAACTTGTTGTTaaattgtacataggagcagctCTGCAAGTACTGCCTGTCACTGTCACTGGAGGGCTCCTGAGAAGATATTAAAGAATCTGACAGAATAGAACAGAAAAAGTAAGTGAAAGGAAATAGGAAATATAATATTTACTTTGTACAATGGATACAGCCTACCGTCACTAAGGTCACAAACAAACACAGGATCAGATGCTGCTGCTCCACTAACATCTTCTAGAATTTCATCTACACTGGGGGGATCAGGACGAGAGGGAAGAACAATGCGCTTCTTTGCTCTTGATGTCATCTTTATATGGGTTCATAGACCAAATCTTTTCTGATACAAAGAAATGAACATCGTCACGTCATGTCATTATAAACCGTGGAGAGGTAATACTAAGTTACAAAAGTAGGAGCAAATTATGACGATAATGTTAGGCCACACAAGTGTAATGCAGAATAGTTTTCCATTCCATAAGTTTTGTAATATCTAAAATAAGAAAATTTCTGCAGAAAGTGCAGAAACAGTTTTACAATTTATAGTGTGATAGGAAGAAATGACTATAATAATAGCAAGAACTGACTATAAGTACTATATGAGAATACAAAGGGCACCTATACTACATGGAGGTAAAGTGGGCAGAAagtagcagggctgtggagtcggagtcatggagtcggagctagttttggctggagtcggagtcagtgtcgaagctagttttggctggagtcagaaaaaaatgtaccgactccagctttaaaaaaatctttaaaaaatgtaaaattgaattttgatatgaattttacacgTTTTTCtcatgaatatacagtatattatgagcaacattctaataggacactggccctattacataagggtggtcaatGGAAAAgttagtcactatttggcagcttgtttctgagctgaaagAGTGCATTGTGTGGGAGGAgacctgtgctgttctcttcctgaatgctggatgactgtatatgagcagcagtgtaatatgaagatatcctgtgtaatatagaggaggaggaggagaagacataagtagtgtagcagtaacctgtcctcagtgtggtgttttctctctgggagaagattgtgtgtttttcttcagtgttctatggcttcagctgtgtgtgtgtgtgtgtgtgcactcgtgctatggctgcagtaggttgtgtgtgtgctatgaccgcagcaggctgtgcgtatgtgcaacattagggagaagctgctgagccagcgtGATAAATAACtgccctggtatatgactggctatttatgaaggagcaggagtcggagtcggtcctgaaaaaattcaggagtcggagctgcggcttaccgactccacagcgcTGGAAAATAGGGAAActagggcatttttactatgtgaGGGCATAGAGGCCTAAGTACTGTTTGAGGGCCCAAATACTACATAGGAGCACAAAGTGTGCACTGTTACAGTGTGAAGCAGGCCCAATGATCACCCACAATGCTCTCTATAGTACTGCTCCACCCAACCCTTTACACACATCCACTGATGAAAAGATATCTAATATGCTTATCTTGCCCTGGCCATCGCTATGATCAGCAAAACCTATATAATAAAGAGTTAATCTATACAAtagtgataaaaaaaagtttaaccctTGTTGGTGAACAGCATAGAGAGATACAAAACTGAACACACAGTTATCTTCCCCACTCCCACAGCCTCATTTTATGACTTTACTCCTTtgacctctaacctgtgtgagacctttgctcctgtcagtgctgctgcacagacgtCCCTGTACTTGAGAGCACTAGCCGAATTTTGGCAGTTCAGGCACAAGAACTCAAGTTTAACCTGATTTATGGGCCCAATCGCAGCTATGACCATTGATTGCATAGATAAGTATGAGCTTCATAAAAATAAAATCCAAAAAGACAATGGCACAAATATTTAGGCCAGTAAATAAGACAATAATACAAATACTcactccataaaaaaaaaattgaagcccTTATATGAGAAGATGTAAATGTCAGACAACTGCAGTACATCTAAATAATACTGAGAAGTATGAGCAGGCAAAGTAGAGGGAAGACTCAGCACTATGGCTTTGAATACAGAGGTACTGGGAACACGGACTTGTGTGATGCGTTAGTCTATTTGACATCGGCGGTGCTCTATATCGTGTGTACAGTCTTGACTAATCTTGTCCAAAGAAGATATAAAGAGATATGGCACTCACCAATTGATGTCTTCATACAGGATACACTTTATTTCATCCACATGGGAATACAGACAGGTAACAAACAGTGAGAGGACGCCATCAGCGCTCACAGCACAGCGCTGATGGCGTCCTCTCACTGTTTGTTACCTGTCTGTATTCCCATGTGGATGAAATAAAGTGTATCCTGTATGAAGACATCAATTGGTGAGTGCCATATCTCTTTATATCTTCTTTGGACAAGAATACTGAGAAGTATATTTATAACAAATATACTTCttccttcacacgtccgtgtcagtttttactgtcaggaaatcctgatcaggaagcCTGAGGCCCCTTCACACGTTCGGAAAATCTgcccggatttccggacccatagacttgcattagacacggacacccttccggaaaataggtcaggattttttagatcctgtcctattttcatccggaAACCCGGTccggacgctcccatagaagcctatgggagcgCCCGAGCTCCGGACGCtctcctgatgcacatcaggaaagcgtccggaccTCCGGATGGCCTGACAGAGCGCCCCTCACTACCCCTTCGCTCATCATATCCCTCAtccgccaccccccaccccccgaaaCTCACTGGAGGCCTCCTGCTCTAATCGGCTGGCCGCCGGGACTTCTCACCCGCCCCCCGGGGCCTGATGATGAAGCCCAAACGCCGCGCCCCCCCCCGGGACTCAACACCTGctgtgctgccgctgctcccGCTCCGCGGTCCCCAGCCTCCTGTGCCTGGAGATCGTCCTGCGCAACCCCGCACCTGCAACCCCCCCCGGCGACCGCAGCAGGTTGCCCCCGCTCCCCGGGACTCACCACCGCCTGCCCCTGCTCCCGCCGCTCCTGCTACTTCAGCGCTGATCATCGGCCGCCGAGACTGGTGAgatcacccacccccaccccgagtaaaactcccatcatgtgtcctgctaacaggtcatgatgggagttgtagttctgcagcctgtggccatccaggttgcaggactactactcccatcttgccctgctgacaggtcttgatgggggctgtagttgtggccatccaggttgcagaactacaactctcattatgacctgtcagcagggcatggtgggagttgtatttctgAAACCTGGATGGTCTcagatggcaaaactacaactcccatcgtgccctgctgacaggatattatgggatttgtagttctgcaaccagtggccatccaggttgcagaactacaactcccatcatggattgccttcatggcatgatgggagttgtagttttgcaacctgcggCCCttacaggttgcagaactacaactcccatcatggattgccttcatggcatgatgggagttgtagttttgcaacctgtggcccttccaggttgcagaactacaactcccatcatggattgccatcagggcatgatgggggttgtagttttgcaatctgcggtcatccaggttgcagaattacaactcctatcatgtgctATTGGCAGTtcaaatgggagttgtagttctacaacaaaTGAAAGGTTGACACGGTATAAGAGGGGTGAGGCAGTGGcatagtagaactacatctcccatcatggtgtgtgtggtaatatgcaggactacatcccccagcatggtatatagggtaggctgtagaactacatcttccagcatagtgtgtaataatatgcaggactacatcacataatgggagttgtagttctgcaacagataagatgacacatggtatgagggggagatggtgacacagtacacaagggggtaAGGGGGCACGATACACATAGGGGACACAAGGGcacggtggcacagtacatgaggggcagagggtggcacggtacatgagggggagacggtggcacggtacatgagggggagacggtggcacggtacatgagggggagatggtggcacggtacatgagggggagacggtggcacggtacatgagggggagacggtggcacggtacatgaaGGGGAGgcggtggcacggtacatgagggggagatggtggcaggctacatgagggggaggcggtggcacggtacatgagggggagatggtgggacggtacatgagggggagatggtggcacggTGCACTAGGAgcgatgtatgttggcatactagaccatattaaacactttttttttctcatcaggaaaatctgaaggcttttcctgatggtttcctgaaggtaaaaacggattactgtcaggaaatcctgaaggtttcctgatactttcctgatgacatttgaagcctcctgatcaggatttcctgacagtaaaaactgacacggacgtgtgaatggggcctcagattttactgtcaggaaatcctgatcaggaggccttaaatgtcatcaggaaagtatcaggatttcctgacagtaatccgtttttaccttcaggaaaccatcaggaaaaaccttcaggatttccacgagaagaaaaataggacacgatcagagatgtatttctgcaaactggatggtcacagcttgcagaagtacaactcccatcatgcccggctgacaggtcatgatggaagttgtacttctgcagtctgtggtcacccaggttgcaggacatgatgggagttgtacttcagcaacctggatggccacaggctgcagaagtacaactcccatcatggcctgtcagcagggcatggtgggatttgtacttctgcaacctggatggccacaggctgccgAAACAGAACTgccatcatgacttgtcagcaggggcatggtgggagttgtacttctgcaacctgaatggccacaggctgcagaagtacaactcccatcataacctgTCAGCAGGTTGGGGGGGTGTCGCGAGTGGCTgtggcgggagggggggggggggttcgggagCGTGGCTTGCAGAAGAGGCGGTggacgaagaggcagcaggaggccggggcagacCGGGGGCATCGGCGGGAGGTGGTCCGGGTgagggtgagtggaactccggacgctttcctgatttgcatcaggaaagcgtccgtggCCCgggcactcccatagacttctatgggggcatccggGCCGGacttccggacgaaaataggaccggttctaaaaaatccggtcctattttccggaatggacacccttccggaaaattccggaagggtgtccttgtccaatgaaagtctatgcgtccggatttcctgatagaaaatccgggtggtttttccggacgtgtgaagggggcctcaaaaggcatcaggaaagtatcagaacAGTAATCcgcttttaccttcaggaaaagcctttaggatttcctgatggagaaaaaaaaaaagtgatttcaatatgatctagtatgccaacatacatcacaagtacccacatcgcccctcgtctaccctgccgctgcctccccctcgtctaccctgccgctgcctccccctcgtctaccctgccgctgcctccccctcgtctaccctgccgctgcctccccctcgtctaccctgccgctgcctccccctcgtctaccctgccgctgcctccccctcgtctaccct includes:
- the C3H19orf25 gene encoding UPF0449 protein C19orf25 homolog, yielding MTSRAKKRIVLPSRPDPPSVDEILEDVSGAAASDPVFVCDLSDDSLISSQEPSSDSDRQYLQSCSYVQFNNKLKDAQVQLKEKYESLKSSGIKLGKVIEELKEAAM